TCGCGGTCCAGGCCGCCGCCGGCGTCGCCACCGACGACAGCTTCATCCGCCCCGGCGAGATGGTCTCCGAGGCGCTCGCCCCGGTCGAGCAGGCCCAGACCGTGCTGCGCTGGGCCGTCATCTGGGAGAGGCAGAAGCACACCAGTTGGGAGGAGATCGGCGAGCGGCTCGCGGCATCACGCGGCAGTCCGCCCACGAGCGGTACAAGGCCGCCGTCGACGAGTGGCAGTTGAGCCTGGTCGAGCCGTACGAGCAGGCGGCACCCGGTTACCGCCCGGCGCGCATCCACGAAGCCGCGCTCGAACCGACCCGGACCGGCCAGCAGCTCGACGAGTGGGCCCGCGCCCACGTCCCGGCCGCCCGCGACGACGAGCACCCGGTCACCGGGCACCTGCCCCGGCTCTCCACCGCCGAGGAGATGGTCCAGGTCCTCGACGAATCGTGTGGTTCCTGCAAGGCGCGGAGTGTGGCCGCGAGCGCCTTCGAGGCGGGCGGCGCACCCGACAGGTGGGCACTGAGTGACTGCCCCGCCCGCGTCGGAGCCTGGAGATCGGGGCGCAGGTAGCGCTGGGTGGTGAGCAGTGAGCCGTGCCCGGCGATGATCCGCAGCACGTGCAGGGGGACTCCGGCGTCGGCCATCCATGTGAGGCCGGTGTGGCGGAGGTCGTGCCGGCGGAGTGCTCGTAGCCGAGTTCGGTGACCACGTCGTCCCAGTGGGTGGCATCCCGCAGCACGGCGGTGGTGATCCGGCCGCCGCGGGGTCCGGTGAACAGCCGGGCACCGGGATCGGGGCCGGCGGTCAGGAGTCGCTGGGCCACAGGCGCTGGTCGGGGACGGTGAAGCGGTCCGGGTCGGCCGCCGCCCAGTCCGCGGTCCAGGCCCGGGGCGGCTCGGCCAGCAGCTGCCTGGTCACGCAGTGCGCCCGCACCGGACCATGGAATTGTCGCGGTGCGGGCGCGCCTGTGGAGTACGGTCATCCGGGCGACCGAGGCGCGGGGTGAGCGTCGTTTCCATGGCGGGTGCCGCCACTGCCGGACGGAGCCTGCTCCGTGTTCTACGGCTCCTCGGTGGCGGGACCTTCTTCGGGCTCAACACCCCTGGCCTTGATCAGCGGAGAGATGAGCAGGTCGTACACCCCGACACCGACGAGTCCGCCGATGAGCGGGCCGACAAGGGGGATCCACCAATAGCCGCTGAACCACTCGAACGTACCGGGGAGAGCAATAGAGCCCCAGCCTTCGAAATACGTCAACAATCGGGGTCCGAGGTCGCGTGCGGGATTGATCGCGTACCCTGCGTTTGTGCCGAAGGACAAACCGATCGCGACGACCACCAAACCGATGAGGAACGGATGGAGATTGGACATCGGAGCAGTATTGCGCCTGTCGATGAGTGCGCAGATCAGTAGAAGCAGGATGCCGGTCCCCACGATCTGGTCGAGCAAGGGACCCCACCAGGAGTCTCCGAAGTATTCAGCGGGGAACGTGGCGAAGATCGAGAATGTGGGAAGCGATTCGTCTCGCGGGACACCCTCCTTTTCGATGGCCGCGTCGATGGCCCACCTGTAGGTCGCGTAGATGAGCGCGGCGGCGACGAAGGCGCCCATGATCTGCGCCAGCCAGTAGGGCAGGACCTTCCTCCAGGGGAAATCGCGTCGAGCCGCGAAGCCGAGGGTCACTGCGGGATTGATGTGAGCTCCACTGATACCTCCTGCCACATACACGCCGAATACCACGGCGAGGCCCCATCCCCACGAGATGATGAGCCAGTTGGCGGGCCCGAAGTCCCCGGTTTGCCGGCCCGATCCCGGCAGACCGGCGACTGCGACAGCCACCGACCCGACACCCAGCAGAACCAGGACGAACGTGCCCAGGAACTCGGCAGCCATCTCGCCGCCGAGTCCTTCTCGATACCCGCGTCGACGGACGATGCGTTCAGCCATGTATCCTCCTCGGTCAGAAAGTAGCGGAACTTTCAATTCCTCACCCGAAACGCAGGTAATTCGGGGTAGACGCGCCGGTGAATCCGCAGATTTCACCTATACGGAGCAACCCGCGCGACAGGAAGTGAGGCTATGGCGTAGGAGGTGCAACGAATGCGAGTGCGAGGGGCATGAAGGTAATCATTTCTGCTCAGCGGGCGGTATCAGTGACGGCGGACTCCGGCGCCAGCATCCCCTACGCCGAACTGCGACGGCTGGAGGGCAGCCGGCCTGGTCGCCCGGGACACCAGCCGCCCCAGAACGTCGCCCAGCCCGTTACCTTGACCGACCCCGGCCGTGCTGCGCCGCTCGCCGCCGGCCAGGTTCCGTATCGCCGGTCGTCCTCGGCTGGGTGTGTCAAGTAGATGGCTGATCTGTGGTTGTGGTGGGTCTGTGCCTGGCTGTGGCCAGACGTCCTTCGAAGGCGCTCTCGAAGGCGTTCAAGAGGGCTTTCCAGCGCATCGTCCAGCGTCGGCGGCCCTTGCCGGTGGGGGAGCAATGCTCAAGACCTGTGGATCAGCCACGGGTTGGCGCTCGAAGGGCGTACCTTCCCGAATGATCCTGTGATGGTCATCGAGTAGGCCGACGCTGCGAACGTCGGTCGGGAAGGCACGCCCGTGGTCATGGTAAGGGCTGTCCCGTAACTGCTGGTCACGGGTGAGATGATCTTGCCGTGTCTGGTGTGATCACGGCGTCGGAGCCGGCCTGGATAGCCCCGTTCACCGGGCTGAGCCCGCGGCAGTTCGGCAAGCTGATCACCGCTCTGCGGCGCGAGGGTGCGGATCCGGTGCGCAAGGGCCGGCCCTGGAGCCTGCCGCTGGAGGACCGCGTGCTCCTGGTCGCCGCGTACTGGCGCACGAACCTGACGCTTCGCCAACTGGCGCCCCTGTTCGGGGTGTCCAAGTCGGCCGCTGACCGCATCATCGACCACCTCGGGCCCGCGCTCGCGCTCCAGCCCCGCAGAAGGTTCCGCAAGGACGCCGTGCTGATCGTGGACGGAACCCTCGTTCCCACCCGCGACCACACCATCGCCGAGCAGTCCAAGAACTACCGGTATTCCACCAACCACCAGGTCGTCATCGACACCGACACCCGGCTCGTCGTCGCGGTCGGCCGACCAGTCGCAGGCAACCGCAACGACTGCAAGGCGTGGGAACTGTCCGGGGCGAAAGACGCCGTCGGCAAGACAACCGTCATCGCAGACGGCGGCTACCGGGGTACCGGCCTGGTCATCCCGCACCGCCGCGGCAAAGGCCAGACCGAACTCCCGGACTGGAAGGAGGAGCACAACGCCTCCCACCGCAAAGTCCGCGCCCGCGCAGAACACGCCTTCGCCCGGATGAAGGGCTGGAAGATCCTTCGCGACTGCCGACTGAAAGGCGACGGCGTTCACCACGCCGTGCTCGGCATCGCCCGCCTGCACAACCTCGTCCTTGCCGGGTGACGCAGAACCAGCAGGTCGTCCAGCACGTCAAAGATCATTTACGGGACAGCCCTTAGTCAACGAAGACGGAACGACACCACGCGGTTCCCTGATTGACGAGATCGTCCGTGAGGGCGCACGGCGGACGCTGGCCGCCGCGCTGGAAGCCGAAGTCCACACCTACATGTCCGAGTTGGCCGATCAACGGGACGAGTCCGGGCGGCGGCTGGTCGTGCGCAACGGCTTCCGCCAGGCGCGGAAGGTCACGACCTCGGCCGGGGCGATCGAGGTGAGGGCCCCACGGGTCAATGACAAGCGCGTCGACGAGGCGACCGGAGAGCGCAAGCGGTTCCCGGCGATCCTGCCGCCCTGGGCCCGCAAGTCCCCGAAGATCAGCGAGGTGTCGCCTCTGCTTTATCTGCACGGCCTGTCGTCGGGTGACTTCGTGCCCGCTCTGGAGCAGTTCCCCGGCTCCTCCGCCGGCCTCTCGCCCGCCACCGTCACGAGGCTCACCGGGCAGTGGCAGGCCGACGACAAAGCTTTCGGCGAGCGTGACCTGACCGGGTCTGACTACGCCTACGTCTGGGCTGACGGCATCCACCTGCGCATACGCCTGACCGAGGCCAAATCCTGCGTGCTGGTCATCATGGGCGTACGCGCGGACGGCACCAAGGAGCTGATCGCGATGGCCGACGGCTACCGCGAGTCCGCCGAGTCCTGGGCCGACCTGCTCCGAGACGCCGCCTGGCGCGGCATGCGGGCCCCCGTCCTCGCGGTCGGCGACGGAGCACTCGGATTCTGGAAGGCCCTCGCCCAGGTGTTTCCCGACGCCCGCCATCAGAGGTGCCGGGTTCACAAAACGGCCCATGTACTCAACGCGCTGCCGAAGTCGGCCCAGCCTGGTGCGCGCAAGGCACTGCAGGACATATACAACGCCGAGGACCGCGAGCACGCGGTCGAGGCCGTCGCTGCGTTCGACAAGACGTACGGCACGAAGTGGCCCAAGGCCGCCAAGAAGATCACCGACGACGTCGACGAACTGCTCGCCTTCTACGACTTGCCGGCCGAACACTGGGTTCACCTGCGCACGACGAATCCCCTCGAATCAACCTTCGCGACGGTACGTCTCAGGACCAAGGTCACCAAGGGCGCCGGCAGTGCGGCCGCCGCGCTTGCCATGGTCTTCAAGCTCGTCGAGTCCGCCCAGGCCCGCTGGCGGGCCGTGAACGCGCCCCACCTGGTCGCCCTCGTACGGGCCGGAGCTTGCTTCGAACGCGGTCGGCTCGTCGAACGCCCTGAGGCTCACGCAGCCTGAATGACCGCAACTGATCGACTGCTCTGGATGTACGCCTCGCCAGTGCGATGAGTTTGCCTGCTGCCTGAAGTCTTCCACCGTGACACTTCCGCCCCGATGGGGCGAGAAGGAGAGCATGCCCATGCCATGGAGGAGAGATGGAAGCCAGAATGAGCAATCCGATTCGGCTGTACATGTCGATGTCGCTTGACGGCTACATCGCCGGCCCGGACGATCGGCCAGGTCAGGAGCTCGGACGCGACGGCGGACGGCTCTTCAACTGGCTCGACGACCGGGAATCTGACGGTCCGAGCGGCCAGGTCTACCGCGAAGCGCTGGCGACCGGCGCGGTGATCTCCGGCCGACGGACCTTCGAACTCGCCGGGCGCTGGCAGGGCGACCATCACGACGGCGTGCCGATCCTCGTCCTCACCCATCAGGTGGATGACGGGGACGTGCCTCCCGGCCACGCGCGTTTCGTCACCGACGTCGAAGAATGCGCCCGTCAGGCTCGCGCCGCCGCCGGGGACCGGCCGGTCATGGTCCATGGGGCGGGGGCGGCCCAAGCACTCCTCCGCGCCGGACAGATCGACGAGATGGAGATCCACCTGGTGCAGGTCCTCCTCGGGGGCGGTCGACGGCTGTTCGACCACCTCGGTGGTGATCACATCGAACTCGACCTCGTCCGACGGCTGGAGGACCGAGACGTCACACACCTCCGCTACCAGGTGCGCCGACCCGGGAAAGCCGCATGAAGACGCTCTTCGTCTCCTACCGCGTCACCGACCTGGACCGCTCACTCCGCTTCTACACCGCCTTGGGCTACGTCGAACTGGGCAGCGTCGAGATCGGCGACGGGGCTCACCTCGTGATCCTCAAGCTCCCCGACGAACCAGCGGCCTCGCTTGAACTGGTCCACCGCCCCGTCGACGGACGCGTCGACGTGGGCAGCGGTTTCGACCACCTCGCGATCCAGGTGGACACACTGGCCGCCACCCTGGAGCGGCTGACCGACGCCGGCCTGGAGCCAGAACCTGTCCAGTACCCGGGCGGCCCTCGCGGCCCGAAGACGTCGTGGCTCACCGACCCGGATGGCTACCGGATCGAGTTGGTGGAGTGGCCGCCCGGACACCCCGACGGCATCACCGCCGCGGACTTCTCCTGAGCGGTTCAGTGAGCGGAGTAAAGAAGCTTCGCTTCGGGACGGGCGCGGCGCAGCCCGAC
The Streptomyces sp. CNQ-509 DNA segment above includes these coding regions:
- a CDS encoding IS5/IS1182 family transposase — its product is MSGVITASEPAWIAPFTGLSPRQFGKLITALRREGADPVRKGRPWSLPLEDRVLLVAAYWRTNLTLRQLAPLFGVSKSAADRIIDHLGPALALQPRRRFRKDAVLIVDGTLVPTRDHTIAEQSKNYRYSTNHQVVIDTDTRLVVAVGRPVAGNRNDCKAWELSGAKDAVGKTTVIADGGYRGTGLVIPHRRGKGQTELPDWKEEHNASHRKVRARAEHAFARMKGWKILRDCRLKGDGVHHAVLGIARLHNLVLAG
- a CDS encoding MIP/aquaporin family protein, giving the protein MAERIVRRRGYREGLGGEMAAEFLGTFVLVLLGVGSVAVAVAGLPGSGRQTGDFGPANWLIISWGWGLAVVFGVYVAGGISGAHINPAVTLGFAARRDFPWRKVLPYWLAQIMGAFVAAALIYATYRWAIDAAIEKEGVPRDESLPTFSIFATFPAEYFGDSWWGPLLDQIVGTGILLLLICALIDRRNTAPMSNLHPFLIGLVVVAIGLSFGTNAGYAINPARDLGPRLLTYFEGWGSIALPGTFEWFSGYWWIPLVGPLIGGLVGVGVYDLLISPLIKARGVEPEEGPATEEP
- a CDS encoding VOC family protein; amino-acid sequence: MKTLFVSYRVTDLDRSLRFYTALGYVELGSVEIGDGAHLVILKLPDEPAASLELVHRPVDGRVDVGSGFDHLAIQVDTLAATLERLTDAGLEPEPVQYPGGPRGPKTSWLTDPDGYRIELVEWPPGHPDGITAADFS
- a CDS encoding dihydrofolate reductase family protein produces the protein MSNPIRLYMSMSLDGYIAGPDDRPGQELGRDGGRLFNWLDDRESDGPSGQVYREALATGAVISGRRTFELAGRWQGDHHDGVPILVLTHQVDDGDVPPGHARFVTDVEECARQARAAAGDRPVMVHGAGAAQALLRAGQIDEMEIHLVQVLLGGGRRLFDHLGGDHIELDLVRRLEDRDVTHLRYQVRRPGKAA
- a CDS encoding IS256 family transposase, encoding MIDEIVREGARRTLAAALEAEVHTYMSELADQRDESGRRLVVRNGFRQARKVTTSAGAIEVRAPRVNDKRVDEATGERKRFPAILPPWARKSPKISEVSPLLYLHGLSSGDFVPALEQFPGSSAGLSPATVTRLTGQWQADDKAFGERDLTGSDYAYVWADGIHLRIRLTEAKSCVLVIMGVRADGTKELIAMADGYRESAESWADLLRDAAWRGMRAPVLAVGDGALGFWKALAQVFPDARHQRCRVHKTAHVLNALPKSAQPGARKALQDIYNAEDREHAVEAVAAFDKTYGTKWPKAAKKITDDVDELLAFYDLPAEHWVHLRTTNPLESTFATVRLRTKVTKGAGSAAAALAMVFKLVESAQARWRAVNAPHLVALVRAGACFERGRLVERPEAHAA